The Osmerus eperlanus chromosome 9, fOsmEpe2.1, whole genome shotgun sequence genomic sequence GGAAACCCCCCACGGCCAAAGCCCCTCAGAAGCCCAGTGCCCAGGAGGCGGCCATGAAGAAGCTagagcagcagggagagggagagaaggaggggggagagacagggatggaggTACCAGCTGCTGAACTGGAGGATAAGGTACAGGGAGAGATTCACCCTCCCAGCAACCCAAACTGCCTAAATACCACTTTCAACCATCTGAAATGTAATCGTTTGTCGTGTCTTTGCTGCAGGAAGGAGATGATGTGGACCAGGACAATCCAGGAGCAGAAGTGAGTCCTGATGTCCCCTGGTTGTTGATCTACACACGCCATTATTTGGTTACCACAGTGAAAGTATCTGCTATTTCATGACAAGAAATTTTTTTCAAAAGAGGATTTAATTTTTAGTAAGTACAGACTCAAAATGTAGACTTTTGACATTTCCAGACAAAGGTATGACCAGCGTACACGCATCTAGCAAAACAAATCAAATGTCAAAACAGTTTGATATTGTGAACAACACATGAACATTCAATGCCttgctcaaaatgtttgtgaagTGGCGTCGGGATGAAACCTACTCATGTGCCTGCTCTTGTCTCCACTCTGGGTGAACTTCTTGCCACAGACATGGCATCCATAGGGTTTCTCCCCAGTGTGAATCCTCGTGTGAGTTGTGAGCTGTTCTTGCCTGTGGAAGCTTTTGTCGCAGCAGGGACAGTGATAAGGTCTTTCGCCCGTGTGCGTTCTCAGGTGCCTTTGAACATCGGACAGACGGCTGTACGTTCGACCGCAGTCTGAACACGAGTATCTAGGCAGTGATTCTGTGTGCTTCCGCTTATGCGTGTAGTATTGGGAGCTGTAGCGAAACGTCATGCCGCACTCTGCACAGAGGTACggtctctcccctgtgtgggtCTGCATGTGCTTCATGAGCACTGTCGGGGAGGTGAACACCTTCCCACACTCGTTGCAGAGGTGCTGTTTTCCCGACACGTGGAGCTTCTGGTGTCTCAGCATTTTGGTGTGGTTAAGGAAGGTCTTCCCGCAGTCGGAGCAGATCATAGGCTTCTCCCCTTCGTGGTTAGGGAGGTGAGCCGtcagctcctccaggctggagaATCTATCATCACACCTGGAGCACAAGTAGGGTTTCTTCTTCTTGTGTTGGGTCAGCTGCTTGGACGCTTTGAGCTCCGTCTCCGAGTGGGACGTCTTGCCCCGGCGTTTAGGGCGTTTGGATCCCCTCCGCTCCCGGGTGTGGACCCTCCGGTGTCTTTGCAAGTGGTAGTTTTGGCCGAATCTCTTCCCACAGTCAAGGCAGGGGAAAGGTTTTTCTCCGGTGTGAGTTCGAAGGTGCCTCTCCATCCTTGCTCTTCCTCTGAAGGTCTGGGCACAGATGGAACACTGGCGGGGTCCCCTGGAGGCCTCCGGCCGTGTCGTGTGACCCGGAGCTTCCTCTTCTCGATTAGCATCATTGTCGTCATCTTCTGTGTCTTTAGGGTTAGTGTCCAGGTTGTGGATGTTTCGCAGGTGTCTCTGCAAGTGGTAGGTTTGGCTGAATCTCTTCCCACAGTCGGGGCAGGGGAAGGGTTTCTCTCCGGTGTGACTTCGGAGGTGCCTCTCCAGCTTGGCCTTCCCTCTGAAGCTGCGGTCACAGATGGAGCAGTGGGGGGTTGTGGGGATCTCAGGCTGTGCCACGTCATTCACGTcttcatcctcaccatcatcatcacctgtCTCTTCATTGTCTCCGAGATGCGTCGTCCCGTTGCTAGGCAGCTGGTGGCAGGGGTCGAGGCTTTCCTGCTTGTGGATGTTTCGCAGGTGTCTCTGCAAGTGGTAGGTTTGGCTGAATCTCTTCCCACAGTCGAGGCAGGGAAAGGGTTTCTCTCCGGTGTGACTTCGGAGGTGCCTCTCCAGCTTGGCCTTCCCTCTGAAGCTGCGGCTACAGAAGGGGCAGTGGGTGGTTCCGCTGGAGATGTCAGGCTGCTCCTCGTCAATGGCCTCAACATCATCCCTGGCCTCAGACCTCTCAAACCACTCTTCAACTCCTTCATTGTTATCGTCATAATCGAGTTCTACTTGGATGGTACTGATGTTTCTCATTGACTGGGGGCAGGCATTGGCTGCAGCCTCTTCTGCAGCCTCCTCTGCAGCCAGGGCTCTCTCTTCAACGGACTGGAGGGTGAGCTTTGTCTCGGTCAAAAGGATTATCTGCAGTGACTTGTCAGTTACACCATAGAGGATTCTGTCTCTGAGCAGAAGTTCCTGCTGGGTACTGAAGCCACAGCCAGACGCCAACTCCCGCAGCTCTGCGATGAAACTTGACACGCTCTGACCTTCCTTTTGGCTGCAATCATGAAAACGCATCCTCTGGAGTACCTCCATCTGCTCGGGGCTGGTCAACATATTGGAAACTGTATCGTTATTAAAAAGTTCCATTGAGGGAACACCATACTCCCCTGTATCATCTTTTTCGGTCACTCCCAGAGAAGCCATCAGAACCATACATGAATCCGCAAATGTGATCTAATGTAGATGAACGTACGAAGCAAACTGCGGATGAAATGTAGCAGACAGCGCGTCTATCCTCTTCGTACGTCCAACTCGCCCCCTCACTGGCCCATGTGGACACTACGACAAAAGAAAAATTAAATGAGGATGTTGTGCATCATCAATAGGACATATTTACTTTAGGGTGTGTGCAAACTAAGCATTATGCTTTACCAACGTATTTACATAATTATATAGCTATGTTATTGGGTCTTCGTATATATTTTTGTAAGCTACTGACAATTTGGATATCATGGTGTATTCGGccgagctagcaagctaacttactacgctagctagctaacaagctagcCTACTTGACCGAAATCAATGG encodes the following:
- the LOC134026169 gene encoding zinc finger protein 436-like encodes the protein MVLMASLGVTEKDDTGEYGVPSMELFNNDTVSNMLTSPEQMEVLQRMRFHDCSQKEGQSVSSFIAELRELASGCGFSTQQELLLRDRILYGVTDKSLQIILLTETKLTLQSVEERALAAEEAAEEAAANACPQSMRNISTIQVELDYDDNNEGVEEWFERSEARDDVEAIDEEQPDISSGTTHCPFCSRSFRGKAKLERHLRSHTGEKPFPCLDCGKRFSQTYHLQRHLRNIHKQESLDPCHQLPSNGTTHLGDNEETGDDDGEDEDVNDVAQPEIPTTPHCSICDRSFRGKAKLERHLRSHTGEKPFPCPDCGKRFSQTYHLQRHLRNIHNLDTNPKDTEDDDNDANREEEAPGHTTRPEASRGPRQCSICAQTFRGRARMERHLRTHTGEKPFPCLDCGKRFGQNYHLQRHRRVHTRERRGSKRPKRRGKTSHSETELKASKQLTQHKKKKPYLCSRCDDRFSSLEELTAHLPNHEGEKPMICSDCGKTFLNHTKMLRHQKLHVSGKQHLCNECGKVFTSPTVLMKHMQTHTGERPYLCAECGMTFRYSSQYYTHKRKHTESLPRYSCSDCGRTYSRLSDVQRHLRTHTGERPYHCPCCDKSFHRQEQLTTHTRIHTGEKPYGCHVCGKKFTQSGDKSRHMSRFHPDATSQTF